TGCACATCGTAACAAGACGTTTGGAACAAGAGTCACGAAATGTTCAAAAATAGAAAATGGTATCAGATTTTAGCGGGACAGCGGATGGGATAGACTGTTACCAATTGACCGGTAAAGCGGGCTCACAGCTTGTCCGAAAGGAAATTCCTTCTTGAAAGGTCTAAAAAATCGCAATAGCTCGTACTACTATAAGAGGAAGACAACTTGAAAAGGAGGGGCTGGACTTGAAAAAGACGTTTGTGAAATGGACGTTACTTTTATTTCCGCTCTACGCCCTGCTCATCGGGCTGTATTTATTTTACTGGTCCGACTATGGCGTGCCTGCATCCTACCAGGGCACAGCCGCAGACCCGGGCACTTTTATGACGGATAAACAGCTGACACTTAGTGAGAACTATTCCCGTTATAAGGATTTTCTATTCTTTATCGGCATACCGCTCCAATGGCTCGTGTACATAGGTATCCTCGTATTCGGATGGTCCCGCATCTTTAAGGATTTCGGCGAGGGTGTTTCCAAATACAAAGCGGTGAAAATACCGATCTACGTACTTCTGCTTTCTTGTGTCACGTGGATCATCAATTTTCCGCTTGACTATATTTCGCGCAGGCTGTCCTTAAGCTACAACATATCAACGCAGACCTTTCCGAGCTGGATGAAGGATCAATTGATCAGCTTTTGGCTGGATGTCCTGATTATGTCATTGCTGATTACGGTTTTGTACGTGTTAATTCAACGGTTTAAAAAGCGGTGGTGGCTGTATGCGTGGATGCTGCTGATTCCGTTCATCGTCTTTCTAATGTACGTGCAGCCGGTAGTGATTGACCCGCTTTATAACAATTTTTCCGAGCTGCAGGACAAAGCACTCGAAGATAAAATTCTTGCTCTGGCCGATAAAGCCGATATCCCTGCCGATCGAGTCTACGAAGTGAACATGTCGGAGAAAACGAACACGATGAACGCTTACGTGAATGGGATCGGCTCGAACCTACGCATCGTGCTCTGGGATACGACGTTAAACCGCCTCACGGACAAGGAAGTGCTGTTTATTATGGCGCACGAGATGGGCCATTATGTGAAGCATCATCTCTATTACAATTTGCTGGGCTCGATCATCGGCGCCTTTTTCGGTCTCTATATTGCCTACCGGCTGCTGCACGTGTTCATTCGCAAATGGGGAGCCGGCTGGGGAGTAAAAAACGAAGCCGACATCGCTGCCCTGCCTGCTCTGCTGCTTATTTTCTCCCTGCTGTCCTTTGTGGCAAGCCCGATTGAGCTGACGATCTCAAGGGGAGCGGAAAAAGCAGCCGATGAATACGCGATTCAGCTGCGGGATGACCCGGAGGCTGCGATTGGCTCTTTTCAGGAATTAACCGTCAACAGCTTAAGCGAAGTGAATCCGCCGTTTCTCGTGAAATACTTACGGTACGGCCACCCGACGATGATGGAACGGATTCATATGCTGGAAATCCATGACGACGACGCTGCAGCTTCTCCTTAGGGGGAAGCTGTTTTTTTATATAAAAAACGTTTGTGAGCAGGCAACTTAGGGAATGTTATTATATCCGATTTGGAAGGAGGAAGAGTCTTATGAATAAGGTTCAGCTAGGGATGAGCCAGAAAGAAGCCACAAGAATCGGTCTCGGCACATGGGCCATCGGAGGCAGCGGCTGGGGCGGTACAGATAAACAAGAATCGATCCAGACCATCCAGACCGCCCTGGACAAAGGAATCAACTTCATTGATACAGCGCCCGCCTACGGCCAAGGATTATCGGAAGAAATCATTGGAGAAGCCATCCAGCAATCCCCAGTAAACCGGGAAGACCTCATCCTTGCGACCAAAGCAGGCATCAACTGGAACAACAGAGGAACCTTCCGGGACAGCCGTCCTGAGCGGCTGGAGGAAGAACTGGAAGAAAGCTTCCGGCGCCTCGGTACGGATTACATTGATTTATATCAGATCCACTGGCCCGATGATGAAATTGACTTAAAAGAAACGGCGGCTCAAGTGAAAGAGTTTTATGACAGTGGTAAAATTCTCGCGGTCGGCGTAAGCAATTTTACTCCGGAACAAATGGATGAATGGCGGAAGTATGCGCCGCTTCATACGTCGCAGATGCAGTTGAATCTGCTTCAGCGTTCGCTCTCCGATTGGTTTGACTACTGCCGTGAGCGTGACATTGTCACGATTTCCTGGGGCTCGCTTGCGCACGGGATGCTGACAGGAAAATATACGAAGGAAACCAATTTTCCAGATGATGATCTCCGTAGCAGCATTGAGCTTTTCCAAGGATACCGCTACCCGAATTACATCGATGCGGTTTCTGAATTAGAAAGGTTCGCCAATGAGCGGGACCGGGATTTAGTCCAGTTGTCCATCCGCTGGCTGCTTGATTCAGAGCCCGGAACCGACATCGCTCTTTGGGGAGCAAGAAAGCCTGAACAGCTGGAGGGGCTTGAAGGCGCCCGAGACTGGTCGCTTACGAAGGAAGAACTGAGAAATATCGATAACCTGCTTGAGCGTCACGTCATTGATTTGAACCAAGGCAGTCTGCGCGAATACGGACCGCCGATGAAGTCAGAAGTATAAAACAACCCCAGGGTCCGCTTCACAGGCTCTGGGTTCCCTTTGGCATGCGGTGCGGATTCTTCCTCTTACCACCCGCACGGCGTATGATTCCACGAACAAAACTAATAGCCATGAACTACGAATAGGAGGGAAGCGACTTGAATGCTCAAACTTTAGTAAAAGGGTATTGGAACAAGCTATGGAAATGGCACCATCAAGCGAAAGACTTAATGAAATTCACCGTTACCGGGAACACCGGGAGGCTCTATCAACGAGATGACGCAAATGAAAGCGGTGACACGACAAACGGCGGCCCCGATGATGAAAAACCCTCGTTTGACACACGTCAGAAAATTGGACTGGTTTTAGGACCGCTCTTATTTGTCCTTATCCTCATCTTTTTTCACCCGGAAGGATTGTCCCAGGCTGCCGTCTCCATTCTCGCAAGCACAGCTTGGATTGCCACCTGGTGGATTACTGAAGCGATTCCGATCCCGGCGACATCTTTACTGCCGCTTGTTTTGTTTCCGCTTACAGGCGGGCTGAACGGCGATGCTACGGCTTCGTCTTACGGGGATAACACGATCTTTCTGTTTATGGGCGGTTTCTTAATTGCGCTTGCCATGCAGAAGTGGAACCTGCACAAACGAATCGCTCTATTTATTATCTCGTCTGTCGGCACGAGCACTGAACGGATCGTGCTCGGCTTTATGATTGCGACCGGCGTCTTATCGATGTGGATTTCCAACACAGCCACATCCATGATGATGGTTCCGATCGGGATGGCCGTTATTTACCAGGCCTCCGAGCAGCTGAAAAAAGAAGGAAACGGCGAAGTGGACCATGCCTCGTTTAATTTTGGAAAAGTCGTCATGATCGGCATTGCCTACAGCGCTTCGATCGGCGGCCTTGCGACGTTAATCGGCACCCCGCCGAACACGATTTTCAGAGGCGTCGTGGAGAAAACCTACAACATTGAAATCTCTTTTGCCGGCTGGATGGCCTTTGGCGTCCCGCTCGCCCTCATTTTACTCGCCCTCGCCTGGGTGTACCTCGTCAAGGTTGCTTTTCCGATGAAGATCAGCAAGCTTCCCGGCGGCCGCGAAGTAATCAAAAAAGAACAGCGTTCGCTCGGCATCATGGCATCCGAGGAAAAAATCGTCCTCACGGTATTTACCATTACCGCTGTTGCCTGGATTCTGCGCTCGTTTGTCCTGACGAAGATGATTCCAGATATCAATGATACGCATATCGCGATGACAGCGGCGATTATTTTGTTCATGATTCCTTCGAGAAATAAGAAAGGCGACTTCATTCTTGATTGGGACACGGCCAAAAGTCTGCCTTGGGGCATTCTGCTCCTGTTCGGCGGCGGTCTTGCGATTGCGGCCGGCTTTGAAGAATCAGGACTTGCCAAGTGGATCGGGGAGCAGCTGACCGTGCTTCAGGGCGTCAATTTCTTCTTAATTATCGGGATTGTCGTAACCCTCGTCATTTTCCTGACCGAAATTACGTCCAACACGGCAACAGCCACGATGATGTTCCCGATTATGGCGTCGCTCGCCTCGGCGATATCGGTTCACCCTTACAGTCTGATGATCGGCGCCGGTGTCGCGGCAAGCTGTGCGTTCATGCTGCCGGTGGCAACCCCGCCAAACGCTGTCGTCTTCGGTTCCGGCTACTTGCGGATTCCTGATATGGCGAGAGCAGGCTTTCTATTAAATATCATTGCGATCGTCATCGTCACACTTGCCATCTACTTTTACCTGCCGGCCGTATGGGGCATTGATTTGACGAGCTTCCCAGATAAGTTTAAATAGAGAATGGCTTGCAGCATAAGAGAAAGTAAGAGATTGCTAAGGACAGCCTGATTGAGGAAATTGAAAAGCCCGTATGGCCGTTTCAGCGGCCTGCGGGCTTTTATTGCAGTTTCATTGGAAAACCTGAAGAAGAGCTATTCAAACAAAGCGGCGGAGCATTCAAATACTCGCACCGCCGCGCGAACGACCCTCTCATTCTTGAATATTCTGTAAGCGCTTTACTAATTTATGATAAAATAAATCTATAAACCGAGCTACATACCTAAGGAGGAGTGCAAGTATGGCAAACTACGGAAACCAGGTTCAATTTAACGTCTATCAAACGATGCCGAATCCGGATCCGAACCGGCTGCCGGTCGTCTATGAAGAATGGGAGGAAATGGCCCGCGAAGTGCTTGAGGACGGCCCTTATTACTACGTCGCCGGGGGAGCGGGCGGCGAGGATACGATGAAAGCGAACTTGAAAGCCTTCAGCCGCTGGAAAATCGTGCCGCGAATGCTCAGGGATGTCGAAGAACGCGACATTTCGGTGGAACTCTTTGGCCGGACGTATCAATCTCCTCTTATGCTCGCCCCGATCGGCGTGCAGTCGATCATCCATCCGGACGGAGAAATCGCTTCGGCGAGAGCGTGCGCGGAGATGAATGTGCCGTACATTACGAGTTCTGCTTCTACAAAACCGATGGAAAAGATTGCCGAAGAAATGGGGGACGCACCGAGATGGTTTCAGCTGTACTGGAACCGCGATCCGGAAGTGACGAAGAGCTTCCTCCAAAGAGCGGAGGCTTCCGGGTATTCAGCGATCGTAGCGACCCTCGATACGCCGATGATGGCCTGGCGGGAAAATGACTTGAAGAACGTCTACCTGCCGTTTTTAGTCGGTGAAGGCGTCGGCAATTACTTAACCGATCCCGCGTTTTGCGCAAAGCTCGATAAATCGCCGCATGAGGATCCGACGTCCGCGATCATGCACTGGACGCAGACCTTCGGCAACCCGACGTTAACGTGGAAGGATATCGCCTTTTTGAAGGAAAACACGAGCCTGCCGATTTTGCTCAAAGGCATCCTTCATCCGGAAGACGCGAAGCTCGCTGTTGAGCACGGGGTCGACGGCATCATCGTGTCCAACCACGGCGGACGCCAGGTGGACGGAGCGATCGGGGCGCTTGATGCGCTGCCGCTCATCTGCGATGAAGTGAAGAACGAAATTCCAGTCCTCATGGACAGCGGCATCCGCCGCGGTTCCGATATCGTCAAAGCGCTCGCACTCGGCGCAAAAGCAGTCTTGATCGGACGCCCCTGCATGTACGGACTGGCTGTTGCGGGAGAACGAGGCGTGCGGGAAGTGCTGCAGAACTTAACTGCCGATATGGACTTGACGATGGCGCTCGCCGGAGAACGTTCGATCCAAGACTTAAAACGCTCGATATTAATAGAGAAAGATTAAGGAGGCTTGTCTTTATGGAAGAGAAAGTCGTAAAAGCGATTCAGGATGATTACCCGGAGGATTTTGCCTGGTGCTACGGATGCGGTCGGCTGAATGAAGCCGGCCACCATTTCCGCACCGGCATCAAAGGCGATGAGACGATCACCGTTTACCAGCCCGAACCTGAGCATACAGCAATTCCGGGCTTTGTGTACGGCGGGGTGATCGCCTCGCTCATCGACTGCCACGGCACCGGCTCAGCAGCTATTACCCTGCATCAGAAAAATGGCGGGGAAGTCGGCGACGGCAAGGATGTGCCCAGGTTTGTCACTGCCTCGCTCCACGTGGATTACCTCATGCCGACGCCGCAGGATGTCCCTTTAAAAGCGATTGGAAAGGTAGAGGAAATCCATCCGAAAAAGTTCAAAGTAGCGACCGAAGTATACGCCGGTGAAAAACTGTGCGCAAAAGGAGAAGTCGTGGCTGTTGTCATGCCGCAATCGTTTGTTACACAGGCTTCTGAATGAACGACAGGCTGCCGGAGCTGATGGCGGCAGCCTGTCTAGTAATTTTTATATTTTTTAAAAAACGATGTTGTGTTTCTAATTTAATAGTGTTATGATTTACTCAAGTTCAAATCAATGATTTGTGCAAACGTCTTCATAGCTAATTCCATCTCAAAAGTATCGCTATTTTTTTTCGTTATTCATGCAAACGTATGCACATCCGTTGCACAGGGAAAGCCTATATTTTTTTTACCTATTGTGAAAGCGGATTCATTGATTTAGTACCAAAATAGGAGTGGTGAAATGAAGAAAAACAAGTTAGGTTTAGGAATTGCTTCTGCTTTATTAGCCTCTACAGTAGCTTTGAGCGGTTGTTCTTTTTCTTCAAGTGATGAAGGAGATTCAGAAGCAGGCGGTTCTTCAGACAAAGTAACGGTTGATATCTTTCAATTTAAAGTAGAGTTTAAAGATCAATTCGAGGAGCTCGTCTCTACATACGAGAAAGAGAACCCGGACGTTGATATTAATGTCAAAACCGTCGGCGGCGGAAATGACTACGGCCAGGCGCTTAAGACATCCTTCTCTTCCGGCGAAGAGCCTGACATCTTTAACGTCGGCGGCCCGACCAGTGTCGATGAGTATGAGAAATACCTCGCGGACCTTTCTGATACAAAAGCAGCCGGAGCAGCACTCGAGGGCACGCTTGCAGGCGTAGACCGCGACGGCAAAATCCTAGGCCTGCCGTTTAACCAGGAAGGCTACGGCTTATTGTACAACAAGAAAGTCTTCAAGGATGCCGGCATTGATCCTTCTTCCATCAAGACGATGGATGACCTGGAAAAAGCCGTTAAGACACTCGACAGTAAGAAAGACGAGCTTGGCATTAAAGCGCCGTTCGCATTCCCTGCTAAAGAGAAGTGGGTTATGGGGAACCACCTGGCTAACGCCTACCTTGCGGATGAGTTCGATAACGATGTCATGACTGCCTACAAGTCCGATACAGTCAAGTTTGAAATGGGCGACCAGATGCACCGTTTCCTTGACTTGCAGAACGACTATTCCATCCAGCCGACGCTGAGCCTTGACTATTCCCAGCAGGTAGAAGAAAACTTCTCCTTAGGAAAAGTTGCAATGATTCAGCAGGGGAACTGGGTGTACAACACGATTGACTCAATGGATCCTGACTTCGCGAAGAACAACGTCGGTTTAATTCCGATCCCTGTTAAAGGCTACGAAGGCAAAATTCCTGTCGGCGTACCGAACTACTGGGTTGTGAACAAGCAGTCTTCCGATGACGTTGTAAAAGCAAGTAAAGAGTTTCTTGACTGGATGTACACTTCTGACGAAGGGAAAAAATTCGTAACGGAAGAATTCAAATTCATCCCTGCCTACGAAGGGTATGAAGATTTAGAAATCGCTGATCCGATTTCCCAGGAAATTTACAACTACGCAAAAGACGGCAACACGCTCGGCTGGGTCTTCATGGGAGCGCCAAACGGCTGGACTGAGAATGACCTTGGTACAGCAATGCAGCAGTATATTGCGGGCGACATTTCATGGGATGAAGTCGAAAAGAAAGCAACAGAAGCTTGGGAATCAGCTCGTCAATAAGGTGAAGAACTACATGCTGGCAGAAGCGGGATTCAGCCCGCTTTTGCCGGCTTCCTTTTTAAATATTTCTTCTATTAGACTATTTAGTTAAAGTAAGTATTTTAATAGATGAAATATTTACATAAAAGAGCTACAAATTAGTATAGGAGGATCTTACATGCGTAATCGCAGCTTTGCGTTCTGGCTTTTTTTAACCCCTGTTATTCTAGGCTTAAGCCTCGTCGTTATCATCCCGTTTATTTATGGTCTTTTTTATTCCTTTACCGACTGGAATGGTCTTTCGGCTACTCAGTTCCTCGGCTTTGAAAACTACATCAAGCTGTTTCACGAAAACGAGTTTATGGATTCGATCTGGTTCACCGTTAAGTTTGCCGTTGTGACGGTCATCCTGCTCAACATTATGGGGCTTGGCCTCGCGCTTCTCGTCACGCGTAACATTAAGTCCAACAACCTGCTGCGGACCGTGTTTTTCATGCCGAACTTAATCGGCGGATTGATTCTCGGGTTCATCTGGCAGTTCATCTTTATCAGCGTGTTCGGCGATGTTGCGAACCTGACCGGCATCGAAGGCCTGAACGGCTGGTTATCTACGACCAACACCGGTTTCTGGGGCTTAGTTATCCTGACCGCCTGGCAGATGGCCGGCTACATTATGATCATTTACATTGCCTATTTGGAAAACATTCCGAAAGAACTGATCGAAGCAGCGAAAATCGACGGCGCCGGCAGC
This Halobacillus salinarum DNA region includes the following protein-coding sequences:
- a CDS encoding ABC transporter substrate-binding protein codes for the protein MKKNKLGLGIASALLASTVALSGCSFSSSDEGDSEAGGSSDKVTVDIFQFKVEFKDQFEELVSTYEKENPDVDINVKTVGGGNDYGQALKTSFSSGEEPDIFNVGGPTSVDEYEKYLADLSDTKAAGAALEGTLAGVDRDGKILGLPFNQEGYGLLYNKKVFKDAGIDPSSIKTMDDLEKAVKTLDSKKDELGIKAPFAFPAKEKWVMGNHLANAYLADEFDNDVMTAYKSDTVKFEMGDQMHRFLDLQNDYSIQPTLSLDYSQQVEENFSLGKVAMIQQGNWVYNTIDSMDPDFAKNNVGLIPIPVKGYEGKIPVGVPNYWVVNKQSSDDVVKASKEFLDWMYTSDEGKKFVTEEFKFIPAYEGYEDLEIADPISQEIYNYAKDGNTLGWVFMGAPNGWTENDLGTAMQQYIAGDISWDEVEKKATEAWESARQ
- a CDS encoding lactate 2-monooxygenase, which translates into the protein MANYGNQVQFNVYQTMPNPDPNRLPVVYEEWEEMAREVLEDGPYYYVAGGAGGEDTMKANLKAFSRWKIVPRMLRDVEERDISVELFGRTYQSPLMLAPIGVQSIIHPDGEIASARACAEMNVPYITSSASTKPMEKIAEEMGDAPRWFQLYWNRDPEVTKSFLQRAEASGYSAIVATLDTPMMAWRENDLKNVYLPFLVGEGVGNYLTDPAFCAKLDKSPHEDPTSAIMHWTQTFGNPTLTWKDIAFLKENTSLPILLKGILHPEDAKLAVEHGVDGIIVSNHGGRQVDGAIGALDALPLICDEVKNEIPVLMDSGIRRGSDIVKALALGAKAVLIGRPCMYGLAVAGERGVREVLQNLTADMDLTMALAGERSIQDLKRSILIEKD
- a CDS encoding PaaI family thioesterase; translated protein: MEEKVVKAIQDDYPEDFAWCYGCGRLNEAGHHFRTGIKGDETITVYQPEPEHTAIPGFVYGGVIASLIDCHGTGSAAITLHQKNGGEVGDGKDVPRFVTASLHVDYLMPTPQDVPLKAIGKVEEIHPKKFKVATEVYAGEKLCAKGEVVAVVMPQSFVTQASE
- a CDS encoding SLC13 family permease encodes the protein MKFTVTGNTGRLYQRDDANESGDTTNGGPDDEKPSFDTRQKIGLVLGPLLFVLILIFFHPEGLSQAAVSILASTAWIATWWITEAIPIPATSLLPLVLFPLTGGLNGDATASSYGDNTIFLFMGGFLIALAMQKWNLHKRIALFIISSVGTSTERIVLGFMIATGVLSMWISNTATSMMMVPIGMAVIYQASEQLKKEGNGEVDHASFNFGKVVMIGIAYSASIGGLATLIGTPPNTIFRGVVEKTYNIEISFAGWMAFGVPLALILLALAWVYLVKVAFPMKISKLPGGREVIKKEQRSLGIMASEEKIVLTVFTITAVAWILRSFVLTKMIPDINDTHIAMTAAIILFMIPSRNKKGDFILDWDTAKSLPWGILLLFGGGLAIAAGFEESGLAKWIGEQLTVLQGVNFFLIIGIVVTLVIFLTEITSNTATATMMFPIMASLASAISVHPYSLMIGAGVAASCAFMLPVATPPNAVVFGSGYLRIPDMARAGFLLNIIAIVIVTLAIYFYLPAVWGIDLTSFPDKFK
- a CDS encoding M48 family metallopeptidase, whose protein sequence is MKKTFVKWTLLLFPLYALLIGLYLFYWSDYGVPASYQGTAADPGTFMTDKQLTLSENYSRYKDFLFFIGIPLQWLVYIGILVFGWSRIFKDFGEGVSKYKAVKIPIYVLLLSCVTWIINFPLDYISRRLSLSYNISTQTFPSWMKDQLISFWLDVLIMSLLITVLYVLIQRFKKRWWLYAWMLLIPFIVFLMYVQPVVIDPLYNNFSELQDKALEDKILALADKADIPADRVYEVNMSEKTNTMNAYVNGIGSNLRIVLWDTTLNRLTDKEVLFIMAHEMGHYVKHHLYYNLLGSIIGAFFGLYIAYRLLHVFIRKWGAGWGVKNEADIAALPALLLIFSLLSFVASPIELTISRGAEKAADEYAIQLRDDPEAAIGSFQELTVNSLSEVNPPFLVKYLRYGHPTMMERIHMLEIHDDDAAASP
- a CDS encoding carbohydrate ABC transporter permease, with the translated sequence MRNRSFAFWLFLTPVILGLSLVVIIPFIYGLFYSFTDWNGLSATQFLGFENYIKLFHENEFMDSIWFTVKFAVVTVILLNIMGLGLALLVTRNIKSNNLLRTVFFMPNLIGGLILGFIWQFIFISVFGDVANLTGIEGLNGWLSTTNTGFWGLVILTAWQMAGYIMIIYIAYLENIPKELIEAAKIDGAGSFQRFKTVTFPLVAPAFTVSMFLTLSMAFKIYDQNLSLTNGGPYNSTQMVAMEIVKTAFSDNDMAYAQAKAVIFFLIVAVIALTQVYYNKKREVDL
- a CDS encoding aldo/keto reductase produces the protein MNKVQLGMSQKEATRIGLGTWAIGGSGWGGTDKQESIQTIQTALDKGINFIDTAPAYGQGLSEEIIGEAIQQSPVNREDLILATKAGINWNNRGTFRDSRPERLEEELEESFRRLGTDYIDLYQIHWPDDEIDLKETAAQVKEFYDSGKILAVGVSNFTPEQMDEWRKYAPLHTSQMQLNLLQRSLSDWFDYCRERDIVTISWGSLAHGMLTGKYTKETNFPDDDLRSSIELFQGYRYPNYIDAVSELERFANERDRDLVQLSIRWLLDSEPGTDIALWGARKPEQLEGLEGARDWSLTKEELRNIDNLLERHVIDLNQGSLREYGPPMKSEV